In one Streptomyces sp. T12 genomic region, the following are encoded:
- a CDS encoding TerD family protein, giving the protein MTHAMLKGSNVPLEVTTVRAVLRWTPGQGVPDVDASALLLGPDGRVRSDEDFVFYNQPRHPSGQVWRLGKKRLAEGLTDTIQTDLAGVEAGVGQILLVASADGVAFDRVRDLRILLYDAAAAEGDPLAYFDVKPETGAETALICGELYRRGEGWKFRALGEGYSDGLKGLATDFGISVDESEAMEEPAPAPAPEISQPLPPEQPTTAVPSQPSYGYPQQPPPTQPAYGYPQQTSPQSGYGYPPPVTAAPTSEFSLPPQGPQFIGR; this is encoded by the coding sequence ATGACGCACGCGATGTTGAAGGGGTCGAACGTCCCGCTCGAAGTCACGACGGTACGCGCCGTGCTGCGCTGGACGCCCGGGCAGGGGGTCCCGGATGTCGACGCCTCGGCACTCCTCCTCGGCCCCGACGGGCGTGTGCGCTCCGACGAGGACTTCGTCTTCTACAACCAGCCCCGGCACCCCTCCGGGCAGGTCTGGCGCCTCGGCAAGAAGCGACTCGCCGAGGGCCTCACCGACACGATCCAGACAGATCTGGCCGGTGTCGAGGCCGGCGTCGGTCAGATTCTGCTGGTCGCTTCGGCGGACGGCGTCGCCTTCGACCGCGTACGGGACCTGCGCATCCTGCTGTACGACGCGGCGGCCGCCGAGGGCGATCCGCTGGCGTACTTCGACGTCAAGCCGGAGACGGGCGCGGAGACCGCCCTGATCTGCGGCGAGCTGTACCGCCGCGGCGAGGGCTGGAAGTTCCGCGCGCTCGGCGAGGGCTACTCGGACGGCCTCAAGGGCCTGGCCACGGACTTCGGCATCTCGGTGGACGAGTCGGAGGCGATGGAGGAGCCCGCCCCGGCCCCCGCGCCGGAGATCTCCCAGCCGCTGCCGCCGGAGCAGCCGACGACGGCCGTCCCGTCCCAGCCGTCCTACGGCTACCCCCAGCAGCCCCCGCCGACCCAGCCGGCCTACGGCTACCCGCAGCAGACCAGCCCCCAGTCGGGCTACGGCTACCCGCCCCCGGTGACGGCCGCACCGACCTCGGAGTTCAGCCTGCCTCCCCAAGGGCCACAGTTCATCGGACGGTGA
- a CDS encoding Tellurium resistance, producing the protein MGFLDGLWRGRAAEFDSGSASSNSIELTKRHDRVSLTKQGAATGHLRINLTWRMRTSDIGGSQRQSLLRHPFKALRPPEVLGHSQSMVNVDLDLGALYELTDGTKGVVQPLGGFLGDVNAPPYVKLSGDDRFGSASGETIYVNLDHRENIKRLLVFVYIYDQTPAFDRTHAIVTLYPSNGPRIEIGLDERHPQARSCAVVMIENVKGEIWVRREVKFVYGFQAELDRLFGWGLQWGRGYKTKAEK; encoded by the coding sequence ATGGGCTTCTTGGACGGACTCTGGCGTGGCCGGGCGGCCGAGTTCGACTCGGGCAGCGCGTCGTCGAACTCGATCGAGCTGACGAAGCGGCACGACCGGGTTTCGCTCACCAAGCAAGGCGCTGCCACCGGGCATCTGCGGATCAACCTGACGTGGCGGATGCGGACGTCCGACATCGGGGGCTCGCAGCGGCAGAGTCTGCTGCGGCATCCCTTCAAGGCGCTCAGGCCGCCGGAGGTGCTCGGGCACAGCCAGAGCATGGTCAACGTCGACCTCGACCTCGGGGCGCTGTACGAGCTGACCGACGGCACGAAGGGGGTCGTCCAGCCGCTGGGCGGGTTCCTCGGGGACGTCAACGCGCCGCCGTATGTGAAGCTCAGCGGGGACGACCGGTTCGGGTCGGCGTCCGGGGAGACGATCTACGTCAACCTCGATCACCGGGAGAACATCAAGCGGCTGCTGGTCTTTGTGTACATCTATGACCAGACGCCCGCGTTCGACCGTACGCATGCGATCGTCACGCTGTACCCGAGCAATGGGCCCCGGATCGAGATAGGCCTCGATGAGCGGCATCCGCAGGCGCGGTCCTGTGCGGTGGTGATGATCGAGAACGTGAAGGGGGAGATCTGGGTTCGGCGTGAGGTGAAGTTCGTCTACGGGTTTCAGGCCGAGCTGGATCGGTTGTTCGGGTGGGGGCTGCAATGGGGCCGGGGGTACAAGACGAAGGCGGAGAAGTAG